Proteins encoded within one genomic window of Flavobacterium sp. NG2:
- a CDS encoding thiamine pyrophosphate-dependent enzyme has protein sequence MIKEKNNTALTFEDFKTEVLNDYTIAITSRECSLLGRREVLTGKAKFGIFGDGKEVPQIAMAKFFKNGDFRSGYYRDQTFMMAIGELTVEQLFAGLYGNTDIKEEPMSAGRQMGGHFVTHSLNEDGSWKNLAEQKNSSADISPTAAQMPRLLGLAQASKIYRNIDNIPNQANFSNKGNEIAWGTIGNASTSEGVFFETINAAGVLQVPMVISIWDDEYGISVHAKHQTTKENISEILKGFQKEPNTNGLELIRVKGWDYSDLIAAYEKADAIAREQHIPVLIHVDELTQPQGHSSSGSHERYKSKERLDWEKEYDCVRQMRLWMIAINIASPEELDEIDAKAKKTVLEAKKKAWITFITPIINEQKELVTLLERIALSSDNKEDILSYTKALKSIKEPLKKEILVTARKSLRLIPNGPEKTELVNWIAKFNEKYQAAFSKHLYSESKFNVFSAKEIAPEYAENAKPDIDGRMIIRDNFDAIFSKYPEALIFGEDSGNIGDVNQGLEGLQEKFGELRIADAGIREATIIGQGIGMALRGLKPIAEIQYLDYLLYAIQILSDDLASLQYRTVGRQKAPLIIRTRGHRLEGVWHSGSPMGMIINAIRGIHVLVPRNMTKAAGFYNSLMECDEPAVVIECLNGYRLKEKTPLNYGEFKTPIGVVETIKEGTDVTLVSYGSTLRLVEQAAEELMETGINCEVIDIQSLIPFDINHDLVKSVMKTNRLLVIDEDVPGGASAYILQQIIEEQDAYQYLDSKPQTLAAKAHRPAYGTDGDYFSKPSIEDIYEKVYEMMHEANPNKFPSLY, from the coding sequence ATGATAAAAGAAAAAAACAATACTGCATTAACATTTGAAGATTTCAAAACCGAAGTGTTGAATGATTACACTATTGCGATTACAAGTAGAGAATGTAGTTTGTTGGGAAGAAGAGAAGTTTTAACTGGAAAGGCAAAGTTTGGCATTTTTGGCGATGGTAAAGAAGTACCTCAAATAGCCATGGCTAAATTCTTCAAGAATGGAGATTTTCGTTCAGGATACTACCGTGACCAAACATTTATGATGGCAATTGGTGAATTGACTGTTGAACAACTATTTGCTGGACTTTACGGAAATACGGATATTAAAGAAGAACCAATGTCAGCTGGGCGCCAAATGGGAGGTCATTTTGTAACCCACAGTTTAAACGAAGACGGTTCTTGGAAAAATCTAGCGGAACAAAAAAACTCTAGTGCCGACATCTCTCCTACTGCTGCACAAATGCCTCGTCTTTTAGGACTAGCACAAGCATCAAAAATTTACCGAAATATTGACAACATCCCTAATCAAGCTAATTTTTCAAACAAAGGAAATGAAATAGCCTGGGGAACAATAGGAAACGCCAGTACAAGCGAAGGTGTGTTTTTCGAAACTATTAATGCTGCAGGAGTATTACAAGTACCAATGGTAATAAGCATTTGGGATGATGAATATGGAATTTCCGTACATGCCAAACACCAAACCACCAAAGAAAATATTTCTGAAATATTAAAAGGATTTCAAAAAGAGCCTAATACGAATGGGCTTGAACTGATAAGAGTTAAGGGTTGGGATTACTCTGACTTGATTGCAGCATATGAAAAAGCAGATGCAATTGCAAGAGAACAACACATTCCCGTATTGATACATGTTGATGAACTAACACAACCGCAAGGGCATTCTAGTTCAGGTTCACATGAACGATACAAAAGCAAAGAACGCCTAGACTGGGAAAAAGAGTATGACTGTGTAAGACAGATGCGTTTGTGGATGATTGCCATTAATATTGCATCGCCTGAGGAGTTAGACGAAATCGATGCTAAAGCTAAAAAAACAGTACTTGAAGCAAAGAAAAAAGCTTGGATTACGTTTATTACCCCTATTATTAACGAACAAAAAGAACTCGTTACACTGTTAGAAAGAATAGCGCTTTCTAGCGATAATAAAGAGGATATTCTATCTTATACCAAAGCATTAAAAAGCATCAAAGAGCCTTTAAAAAAGGAAATTTTAGTTACTGCTCGCAAGTCTTTAAGACTGATTCCAAACGGACCTGAAAAAACAGAATTAGTTAATTGGATTGCGAAATTTAATGAAAAATATCAAGCAGCTTTTAGCAAACATTTATATTCAGAATCTAAATTCAATGTTTTTTCGGCAAAAGAAATAGCACCTGAATACGCTGAAAATGCAAAACCAGATATCGATGGTAGAATGATTATCAGAGATAATTTTGATGCTATCTTTAGTAAATACCCTGAAGCTTTAATTTTTGGTGAAGACTCGGGTAATATTGGAGATGTAAATCAAGGTCTAGAAGGACTTCAAGAGAAATTTGGAGAACTTCGTATTGCTGATGCAGGAATTCGAGAAGCAACCATCATTGGTCAAGGTATTGGAATGGCTTTAAGAGGCTTAAAACCTATTGCTGAAATACAATATTTAGATTATCTACTCTACGCTATTCAAATATTGAGTGATGATCTTGCCTCCTTACAATATCGAACTGTTGGAAGACAAAAAGCACCTTTAATAATTCGAACTCGTGGTCACCGTTTGGAAGGCGTTTGGCACTCAGGGTCTCCAATGGGAATGATTATTAATGCTATAAGAGGAATTCACGTATTGGTCCCTAGAAACATGACAAAAGCTGCTGGATTCTACAACTCACTCATGGAATGTGATGAACCTGCTGTAGTCATTGAGTGTTTAAACGGTTATCGTTTAAAAGAAAAAACACCACTAAATTACGGAGAGTTCAAAACTCCAATAGGTGTTGTTGAAACTATCAAAGAAGGAACAGATGTAACCTTAGTTTCATACGGCTCCACCTTAAGACTAGTGGAACAAGCTGCTGAAGAACTAATGGAAACTGGTATTAATTGTGAGGTTATCGACATTCAATCTTTAATTCCATTTGACATTAACCATGATTTGGTAAAAAGTGTCATGAAAACTAATCGACTTTTAGTAATCGACGAAGATGTACCAGGCGGCGCTTCTGCTTATATTTTACAGCAAATCATCGAAGAGCAAGATGCTTATCAATATTTAGACAGCAAACCACAAACCTTAGCTGCTAAAGCACATCGTCCTGCTTATGGAACCGATGGAGATTATTTTTCAAAACCGTCCATTGAAGATATATACGAAAAAGTATATGAGATGATGCACGAAGCAAATCCTAATAAATTCCCTAGCTTGTATTAA
- a CDS encoding CAL67264 family membrane protein yields MAMNKNTILGWATFIMLLMGFLLIGLGAFRYDDVAGWGFAAVGVGFLAISWVFNSLKGRV; encoded by the coding sequence ATGGCAATGAATAAAAACACAATTTTAGGCTGGGCAACTTTTATCATGTTACTCATGGGATTCTTATTGATAGGCTTAGGTGCTTTTAGATATGATGATGTAGCAGGTTGGGGATTTGCAGCTGTTGGAGTAGGATTCTTAGCAATATCTTGGGTGTTTAATTCATTGAAAGGACGCGTATAA
- a CDS encoding glycosyltransferase family 2 protein — translation MKIAVVILNWNGQSLLKQFLPSVVEFSPEATVYVADNASTDDSITFIKSNFPTVLIVQNKGNFGFAKGYNEALQHIEADVYALVNSDIEVTQNWLQPIIKTFENEPQTAVIQPKILDFKNKAYFEYAGAAGGFIDKFGYPYCRGRIFDTIEKDNGQYNDEREIFWASGACFFIRTAIYKELKGFDDDFFAHQEEIDLCWRIINKGHTIKYNPNTVVYHVGGATLEQGNPKKTYLNFRNSLSMLVKNLPGKWLIPILFCRLILDGIAGLQFISKGKWSHFTAILKAHFSFYNSIPNTYKKRNTNQSPKYYHSPSIIYQYYVNNGKVFVN, via the coding sequence ATGAAAATAGCAGTCGTTATCCTCAATTGGAATGGACAATCTTTATTAAAACAATTTTTACCTTCGGTAGTTGAATTTTCTCCTGAAGCAACAGTATATGTCGCAGACAATGCGTCGACTGATGATTCTATTACTTTTATAAAAAGTAATTTTCCAACTGTTCTAATTGTCCAAAACAAAGGGAATTTCGGCTTTGCCAAAGGCTACAATGAAGCCTTACAGCATATTGAAGCAGATGTTTATGCACTTGTAAATTCAGATATTGAAGTAACTCAAAATTGGTTACAACCCATTATTAAAACCTTCGAAAACGAACCTCAAACAGCCGTAATTCAACCTAAAATATTGGATTTCAAAAACAAAGCCTATTTTGAATATGCTGGAGCTGCTGGTGGATTCATCGATAAATTTGGCTATCCCTATTGCCGTGGACGTATTTTTGACACTATCGAAAAAGATAATGGTCAATACAATGATGAAAGAGAGATCTTTTGGGCATCAGGCGCTTGTTTTTTTATACGAACAGCAATTTATAAAGAACTAAAAGGTTTTGACGATGATTTTTTCGCTCATCAGGAAGAAATTGACTTATGTTGGCGTATCATAAATAAAGGACATACTATTAAGTACAATCCCAATACTGTCGTTTATCATGTAGGAGGTGCAACTTTAGAACAAGGTAATCCCAAAAAAACTTACCTTAATTTCCGAAATTCACTATCGATGTTAGTCAAAAATTTACCTGGAAAATGGTTGATTCCCATTTTATTTTGTCGTTTAATATTAGACGGAATTGCTGGATTGCAATTTATTTCAAAAGGAAAATGGTCTCATTTTACAGCAATTTTAAAAGCTCATTTTTCTTTTTACAACTCAATACCAAATACTTACAAAAAAAGAAACACAAATCAATCCCCAAAATACTACCATAGCCCTAGTATTATCTACCAGTACTATGTTAATAATGGCAAGGTATTTGTTAACTAA
- the holA gene encoding DNA polymerase III subunit delta translates to MDEVVKIVNDIKAGNIKPIYFLMGEESYYIDKLSDFIEDTILTEEEKGFNQTVLYGRDVTIEDIVSTAKRYPMMAERQVVIVKEAQELSRTIEKLESYAENPMPTTVLVMAYKYKTLDKRKKVTKTLAKNGLVYESKKLYENQVGDWIKRVLAGKKYNIEPKATAMLVEFLGTDLSKINNELEKLQLILPKGSTITAHDIEENIGFSKDFNVFELRKAIGERNQLKAYTIAENFAHNPKDNPMVMTTGLVFGFFVQLLKYHGLKDKNPKTAAGVIGVNPYFMKEYDVAIKNYPMRKVSQIVASLREIDVKSKGVGANALSNADLLKEMLFHIFN, encoded by the coding sequence ATGGACGAAGTAGTAAAAATTGTAAACGATATAAAGGCTGGAAATATAAAACCTATTTATTTTTTGATGGGAGAAGAGTCCTATTATATTGATAAATTATCGGATTTTATTGAAGATACTATTTTGACCGAAGAGGAAAAAGGATTCAATCAAACAGTTTTATATGGACGTGATGTAACGATTGAAGATATTGTATCGACTGCGAAGCGTTATCCAATGATGGCGGAGCGCCAAGTAGTAATTGTAAAAGAAGCACAAGAATTAAGCAGAACTATTGAGAAATTAGAATCCTATGCCGAAAATCCTATGCCTACCACGGTTTTAGTGATGGCTTACAAATACAAAACATTAGACAAACGTAAAAAAGTCACCAAAACATTGGCTAAAAATGGTTTGGTTTACGAAAGTAAAAAGCTATATGAAAATCAAGTAGGAGACTGGATTAAACGCGTTCTAGCTGGGAAAAAATACAATATCGAACCCAAAGCTACTGCCATGTTGGTGGAGTTTTTGGGTACTGATTTGAGTAAAATAAACAACGAACTCGAAAAATTACAGCTTATTTTACCTAAGGGAAGTACGATAACGGCTCATGATATTGAAGAAAATATAGGTTTTAGTAAAGATTTTAATGTATTTGAATTACGTAAAGCGATTGGCGAACGTAACCAACTAAAAGCGTATACTATTGCTGAAAATTTTGCTCACAACCCTAAAGACAATCCTATGGTTATGACTACGGGTCTCGTTTTTGGTTTTTTTGTACAATTATTAAAATACCATGGACTGAAAGATAAAAACCCGAAAACGGCTGCAGGGGTGATTGGTGTAAATCCCTATTTCATGAAAGAATATGATGTAGCGATCAAAAATTACCCTATGCGAAAAGTGAGTCAAATAGTGGCTTCTTTGCGTGAAATTGATGTAAAAAGTAAAGGAGTAGGTGCTAATGCACTATCAAATGCCGATTTATTAAAAGAAATGCTGTTTCATATTTTTAATTAA
- the glmM gene encoding phosphoglucosamine mutase — protein sequence MTLIKSISGIRGTIGGKVGDNLTPVDAVKFASAYGTWLKNYSSKEKLTVVVGRDARISGPMIHNLVVNTLIGLGIDVIDLGLSTTPTVEIAVPLEKADGGIILTASHNPKQWNALKLLNEKGEFLNGVEGEKILQIAEDEAFDFSDVDSLGEITVNDAYMDIHIDEVLELSLVDVEAVKAAKFKVVVDGVNSSGGIIVPKLLEQMGVEVVKLYCEPNGHFPHNPEPLKEHLTDICKLVVEEKADLGIVVDPDVDRLAFISEDGEMFGEEYTLVACADYVLSKTPGNTVSNMSSSRALRDVTNLHNGSYEASAVGEVNVVDLMKKNNAIIGGEGNGGIIYPESHYGRDSMVGIALFLTHLANKKMTVSALRASYPEYYMSKNKIELTPQIDVDAILVAMTEKYKNEDITTIDGVKIDFAENWVHLRKSNTEPIIRIYTEASTQEKADTLALRIIDEIKAIAGI from the coding sequence ATGACATTAATAAAATCAATATCAGGAATTCGTGGTACTATCGGAGGTAAAGTAGGTGATAACTTGACTCCAGTTGATGCAGTAAAATTTGCTTCGGCTTATGGTACTTGGTTAAAGAATTATTCAAGCAAAGAGAAACTAACGGTTGTTGTTGGTCGTGATGCGCGTATTTCTGGACCGATGATTCATAACCTTGTTGTGAATACTTTAATAGGATTAGGAATTGATGTTATTGATTTAGGATTGTCAACTACTCCAACAGTTGAGATAGCAGTACCCTTAGAAAAAGCAGATGGAGGAATCATCCTTACAGCGTCTCATAATCCCAAACAATGGAATGCATTAAAATTATTAAACGAAAAAGGAGAATTCTTAAATGGTGTTGAAGGTGAAAAAATTCTTCAAATTGCCGAAGATGAAGCGTTTGATTTTTCGGATGTGGATAGTTTAGGAGAAATTACCGTTAACGATGCTTATATGGATATTCATATCGATGAAGTATTGGAACTTTCATTAGTAGATGTAGAGGCTGTTAAAGCGGCTAAGTTTAAAGTGGTAGTTGATGGCGTGAATTCATCAGGAGGAATTATCGTTCCTAAATTATTGGAACAAATGGGAGTAGAAGTGGTGAAATTGTACTGTGAACCTAACGGTCATTTTCCTCACAATCCAGAACCTTTAAAAGAACATCTTACAGATATTTGTAAATTAGTTGTTGAAGAAAAAGCGGACTTAGGAATAGTAGTAGATCCTGACGTAGACCGTTTAGCATTCATTTCTGAAGACGGAGAAATGTTTGGTGAAGAGTATACTTTGGTGGCTTGTGCGGATTATGTTTTGAGCAAAACACCTGGAAATACGGTTTCGAATATGTCGTCTTCTCGTGCATTACGCGATGTGACTAATTTGCACAATGGAAGTTATGAGGCGAGTGCAGTTGGTGAAGTGAATGTAGTTGATTTGATGAAAAAGAATAACGCTATCATTGGTGGTGAAGGAAATGGAGGAATTATCTATCCTGAATCACATTACGGACGTGATAGTATGGTTGGGATTGCTTTGTTTTTAACGCATTTGGCTAACAAAAAAATGACAGTTTCGGCTTTGAGAGCTTCATATCCAGAATATTATATGAGTAAAAACAAAATCGAATTGACACCTCAAATTGATGTTGATGCGATTTTGGTTGCTATGACAGAAAAATACAAAAACGAAGATATCACGACTATTGACGGTGTGAAAATCGATTTTGCTGAAAATTGGGTACACCTAAGAAAATCAAATACAGAGCCTATCATTAGAATTTATACCGAAGCATCTACTCAGGAAAAAGCAGATACGTTGGCATTAAGAATCATTGATGAGATAAAGGCTATTGCCGGAATTTAA
- a CDS encoding type I restriction enzyme HsdR N-terminal domain-containing protein has product MQKLNFPSYSFRFKNSENKVSIFDEIRKKFIILTPEEWVRQHVVRFLLEEKKIPKSLINVEKLLKVNGLNKRYDVVVFNSDGSIHILVECKAPEVKIAQATFDQIARYNMTMNATLLMVSNGLNHYFCQMDYENEKYHFLPDLPQYNN; this is encoded by the coding sequence ATGCAAAAACTCAATTTTCCTTCTTACTCTTTTCGATTCAAAAATAGCGAAAATAAAGTGTCTATCTTTGATGAAATACGGAAAAAATTCATCATTCTTACTCCAGAAGAATGGGTGCGTCAACATGTAGTTCGTTTTTTATTGGAAGAAAAAAAGATTCCAAAATCACTAATCAACGTCGAAAAACTTCTCAAAGTCAACGGACTAAATAAGAGATATGATGTTGTTGTTTTTAATTCAGATGGTAGTATACATATATTAGTAGAATGCAAAGCTCCTGAAGTCAAAATTGCACAAGCTACATTTGACCAAATAGCTCGTTACAATATGACCATGAATGCCACGCTTTTGATGGTAAGTAATGGATTGAATCATTACTTTTGCCAAATGGATTATGAGAATGAAAAATATCATTTTCTTCCTGATTTACCACAATACAACAACTAA
- a CDS encoding aminopeptidase, producing MKQYSQHQSQLSVEVNIDEKILNIHQKISFHNQSNDTLSTIVLNDWNNAYSNVNSPLAKRFSDEFYRGFHLAKEEERGSTQNITIIDENKLFLSWHRSTNTPDVISVKLREKLAPNEKTTLLLTYIVKVPSDRFTKFGYTDLDGMNLKNWFLTPARYKNHKFITYNNENLDDIVNAISDFDIELKIPINYALTTDLNSSISTQTNTFSIYQLSGKNRMDFSLILEPTSTFENFPYEEVNVITNLKDTKLSSVQKAIIIDCIVKYTTDLIGKYPFEKIVISETDYERNPFYGLNQLPSFISPFSDTFVYEIKFLKTYLNAFLKNSLALDQRKQAWIHDAIQVYAMMKYININHPNSKMMGSASTFKLLKSFNLTNLDFNEQYSYFYMLMARKNLDQPLSMPKNELIKFNEQIASKYRAGLSLRFLDNYLENQVVTNSIRELYSSKQGLEVENNDFETILKKNSTKDIDWFFKTIINSRKAIDYKFASVSKTNDSISFSLKNKTGVIVPVPVYGVKNGEIVLKKWLEPKNNDSLYTIERNNADKIVLNYKNEVPEYNLRNNWKSLKGFFPNNRPVKFVFMKDLEDPYYNQVLYVPTLDYNLYDGFIPGIRFHNKTILDKPFTFDLTPAYSIGANTFSGSGSLVVNQNYRESNLFNVRYAISGSYFHFAPDATYLKLNPNVQIRFRENDFRDNRKELIYIRQVIVNREESKIIPSDFLENYSVFNARYYNTKTEVTNHFSFMSEIQISNKFSKAITEISYRKLFENNHQINLRLFAGSFIHNQTNTDFFSFALDKPTDYLFDYNYYGRSEETGFFSQQLIIADGGFKSKLKTPYANQWMTTLNGGYNIWNWIELYGDVGYLKNKYHNDRFLFDSGIRLNLVTDYFEVYLPVYSSNGWEIGQNKYNEKIRFVITLSPKIVMNLFNRKWF from the coding sequence ATGAAACAATATAGCCAACATCAATCTCAATTGTCAGTTGAAGTAAATATTGATGAAAAAATTTTAAATATTCATCAAAAAATTAGTTTTCACAACCAATCAAACGATACCCTTAGCACTATTGTTTTGAATGATTGGAATAACGCTTATTCAAATGTAAATTCGCCACTTGCTAAACGTTTTTCGGACGAATTTTACAGAGGATTTCATCTAGCCAAAGAAGAAGAGCGAGGCAGTACCCAAAACATCACTATTATTGACGAGAACAAACTGTTTCTTTCTTGGCATCGCAGTACGAACACTCCCGATGTTATCAGTGTTAAACTAAGAGAAAAACTGGCTCCAAACGAAAAAACGACACTTTTACTGACTTATATAGTAAAAGTACCTAGCGATCGCTTTACAAAGTTTGGATACACGGATCTTGATGGAATGAATCTAAAAAACTGGTTCCTTACCCCTGCTCGATACAAAAACCATAAATTCATTACATACAACAATGAAAATTTAGATGATATTGTCAATGCAATTTCTGATTTTGACATCGAATTAAAAATACCGATAAACTATGCTCTGACCACCGACTTAAACAGTTCAATTTCGACACAGACGAACACATTTTCTATATATCAACTTTCTGGTAAAAACAGAATGGACTTTAGTCTTATTTTGGAACCAACTTCTACATTTGAAAACTTTCCATACGAGGAGGTAAATGTTATAACTAATCTAAAAGACACTAAATTATCTTCTGTACAAAAAGCCATTATAATTGATTGCATTGTGAAATATACTACCGATTTAATTGGCAAATATCCCTTTGAAAAAATTGTAATTTCTGAAACAGATTATGAACGAAATCCTTTTTACGGTCTCAATCAATTACCTTCATTTATTAGTCCATTCTCAGACACTTTTGTGTATGAAATTAAGTTTTTGAAAACCTATTTAAATGCTTTTCTAAAAAACAGCTTGGCTTTGGACCAAAGAAAACAAGCATGGATTCATGATGCCATTCAGGTGTATGCCATGATGAAGTACATTAACATCAATCATCCCAATAGTAAAATGATGGGAAGCGCTTCAACTTTTAAATTATTAAAAAGTTTCAACTTAACCAATTTAGATTTTAACGAACAGTATAGCTATTTTTATATGTTGATGGCCAGAAAAAACCTAGACCAACCATTAAGCATGCCTAAAAATGAGTTAATCAAATTCAATGAACAAATCGCTAGTAAATATCGCGCTGGATTGAGTTTGCGTTTTCTAGATAATTACTTGGAGAATCAAGTTGTTACCAATAGCATTAGAGAATTATATTCCTCAAAACAAGGTCTTGAAGTTGAAAATAATGATTTTGAAACCATTTTAAAGAAAAATTCAACCAAAGATATTGATTGGTTTTTCAAAACCATTATAAACTCTAGAAAAGCAATTGATTATAAGTTCGCATCTGTATCAAAAACCAATGACAGTATTTCTTTTAGTCTAAAAAACAAAACAGGAGTAATTGTACCTGTTCCCGTTTATGGTGTAAAAAATGGAGAAATTGTTTTAAAAAAATGGCTAGAACCTAAAAACAACGATAGTTTATACACTATCGAACGCAATAATGCAGACAAAATAGTATTGAATTATAAAAACGAAGTTCCAGAATATAATTTAAGAAACAACTGGAAATCATTAAAAGGATTTTTCCCAAACAATCGTCCAGTGAAATTTGTTTTCATGAAAGATTTAGAAGACCCTTACTACAATCAAGTTTTATATGTACCCACTTTAGACTATAATTTATATGATGGTTTTATTCCGGGCATTAGATTTCATAACAAAACAATTCTTGACAAGCCTTTTACATTCGACCTAACGCCTGCTTATTCCATAGGTGCAAATACCTTTTCCGGCTCAGGCTCATTAGTCGTTAATCAAAACTATAGAGAAAGCAATCTTTTTAACGTACGCTATGCTATTTCTGGTTCTTATTTTCATTTTGCTCCTGATGCCACATATTTAAAATTAAATCCAAATGTACAAATACGTTTTCGTGAAAATGATTTTAGAGATAACCGAAAAGAACTAATTTACATACGCCAAGTGATTGTAAACAGAGAAGAAAGTAAAATTATTCCAAGTGATTTTTTAGAGAATTATTCTGTTTTCAATGCCAGATATTACAATACAAAAACTGAGGTTACCAATCATTTTAGTTTTATGTCGGAAATTCAAATTTCAAATAAATTCAGCAAGGCTATAACTGAAATATCTTATCGAAAACTATTTGAAAACAACCACCAAATTAACCTTCGTTTATTTGCTGGAAGTTTTATACACAATCAAACCAATACTGACTTTTTTAGTTTTGCACTAGATAAACCAACCGATTATTTATTTGATTATAACTATTATGGAAGGTCAGAAGAAACAGGTTTCTTTAGCCAACAACTTATCATTGCTGATGGTGGTTTTAAATCCAAGTTAAAAACACCTTATGCTAACCAATGGATGACCACTTTGAATGGAGGATACAATATCTGGAATTGGATTGAACTTTATGGAGATGTTGGCTATTTAAAAAACAAATACCATAACGACCGATTTTTATTTGATAGCGGAATTCGATTAAATTTAGTAACTGATTATTTCGAAGTATATCTTCCAGTCTATTCTTCAAATGGTTGGGAAATAGGTCAAAACAAATACAATGAAAAAATACGATTTGTGATTACTTTATCTCCAAAAATTGTCATGAATTTATTCAACAGAAAATGGTTTTAA
- a CDS encoding flagellar motor protein MotB, translated as MKKIVIALSVLTLFASCVSKKKYNELEARNKETQDLLNSCTVKLNSCLEEKAGLAASVAGLKEHNETLITTSKNLTMLTSKGAENLEKSLESLKEKDLKITRLQDALTRKDSVTLALVSSLKSSVGISDPDIEINVEKGVVYISIADKLLFKSGSYDVTSQAKSVLAKVAKVVNDKPDFECMVEGHTDNVPYLGNGVLLDNWDLSVKRSTSIIRVLTNQLGVKPEQLVAAGRSSYVPLVSNDSAENRARNRRTRIIVLPKIDQFYDMIEKEMKKQKQ; from the coding sequence ATGAAAAAAATCGTAATTGCCTTATCAGTATTAACTTTATTTGCTTCATGCGTTTCTAAAAAGAAATACAACGAACTAGAAGCTAGAAACAAAGAAACTCAAGATTTATTAAACTCTTGTACTGTAAAACTAAATTCTTGCTTAGAAGAAAAAGCAGGTCTTGCAGCCTCAGTAGCTGGTTTAAAAGAACATAATGAAACTTTAATTACAACTTCTAAGAACTTAACAATGTTAACTTCAAAAGGAGCTGAAAACTTAGAGAAATCTTTAGAAAGCTTAAAAGAGAAAGATTTAAAAATCACAAGATTACAAGACGCCTTAACTAGAAAAGACAGTGTTACACTTGCCTTAGTATCTAGTTTAAAAAGTTCTGTTGGGATTTCAGATCCAGACATTGAAATCAATGTTGAAAAAGGAGTGGTTTACATTTCAATTGCTGATAAATTATTATTCAAAAGCGGTAGCTATGATGTAACATCACAAGCAAAAAGTGTATTAGCGAAAGTTGCAAAAGTTGTAAACGACAAACCAGACTTCGAATGTATGGTTGAAGGACATACAGATAACGTTCCTTACCTAGGAAACGGAGTACTGTTAGACAACTGGGATTTAAGTGTGAAACGTTCTACATCTATCATCCGAGTTTTAACAAACCAATTAGGTGTTAAACCAGAGCAATTAGTTGCTGCAGGTAGAAGCTCTTATGTTCCTTTAGTTTCTAACGATTCTGCTGAAAACAGAGCTCGTAACCGTAGAACTCGTATCATTGTATTACCAAAAATTGATCAATTCTACGACATGATCGAAAAAGAAATGAAAAAACAAAAACAATAA